Proteins from a single region of Acidovorax sp. NCPPB 3576:
- a CDS encoding CBS domain-containing protein, producing the protein MTAVADILKTKPNAQVHTIGPSDSMLDALRLMADKGIGALLVMEGAQIAGIVTERDYARKVALLGRTSGATQVSDVMTRAVRFVRPHQTSEQCMQLMTDNRLRHLPVVDDANRLVGLISIGDLVKNIMSEQQFIIEQMEQYITGGQRN; encoded by the coding sequence ATGACCGCAGTCGCCGACATTCTCAAGACCAAGCCCAACGCCCAGGTCCACACCATCGGGCCGTCGGATTCGATGCTCGACGCGCTGCGGCTCATGGCCGACAAGGGCATCGGCGCGCTGCTGGTGATGGAGGGCGCGCAGATCGCCGGCATCGTGACCGAGCGCGACTACGCCCGCAAGGTCGCGCTGCTGGGCCGCACCTCCGGCGCCACGCAGGTGAGCGACGTGATGACCCGCGCCGTGCGCTTCGTGCGGCCGCACCAGACGAGCGAGCAGTGCATGCAGCTCATGACCGACAACCGCCTGCGCCACCTGCCGGTGGTGGACGATGCCAACCGGCTCGTGGGCCTGATCTCCATCGGCGACCTGGTGAAGAACATCATGTCGGAGCAGCAATTCATCATCGAGCAGATGGAGCAATACATCACCGGCGGCCAGCGCAACTGA